A genomic window from Chitinophaga pollutisoli includes:
- a CDS encoding MFS transporter codes for MNLQPKDELTVQEADKGLKRVVWDGLFSEAMTTLTGGAFIIAMAILMDANNLQLGLIAALPTMVNVFQLISVWLVRQFNNRRAITVYCSLLARFPLILVGLVPILFPGFLSLELLIPVLFFYYLSGAIAGASWNSWMKDLIPDNRLGAFFGRRSAFMQTLNVVLSLLLALGLDFVKDNHPEWELQSYGAMFVLAGTSGIIGSAMLAATPEPKKIMPRENLFVMLRRPLRDANFRRLLVFNSAWVFAVNIAMPFFNVFMMKSMNLPLSYIIGFTILSQVSSILTIRIWGKFADRYSNKTIIAIGAPIYIICLLAWCFVGIWSFMWPNLLLLSVIHIMMGLSNAGINLSLTNIGLKLAPTADAIIYLSAKNIVTAIFSALAPLAGGLLADYFTGRHLKVDAEWGGPRWTKSLHIIELQDWNFLFLIGALLALVAVNLLGKVKEKGEVEKDVVVRIMRSTVRNNLKDLFVIGSLMNGYSHIRDVFRRRFF; via the coding sequence ATGAACTTACAGCCGAAAGACGAATTGACGGTACAGGAAGCAGACAAAGGCCTGAAGCGGGTAGTATGGGACGGGTTGTTTTCGGAAGCGATGACGACGCTGACGGGTGGGGCCTTCATCATCGCCATGGCCATCCTGATGGATGCGAATAACCTGCAATTGGGGCTGATCGCCGCTTTGCCGACGATGGTGAACGTATTCCAGCTGATATCCGTCTGGCTCGTGCGGCAATTCAATAACCGGCGCGCCATTACAGTTTATTGTTCTTTGCTGGCGCGGTTTCCGCTCATCCTGGTGGGGCTGGTGCCGATATTATTCCCCGGTTTTCTTTCGCTTGAATTACTGATCCCGGTACTTTTCTTCTACTACTTATCGGGCGCCATCGCGGGCGCCAGTTGGAATTCCTGGATGAAAGACCTGATCCCCGACAACCGGCTGGGCGCTTTCTTCGGGCGGCGCAGCGCGTTTATGCAGACGCTAAACGTGGTCTTGAGCCTGTTGCTGGCGTTGGGGCTCGATTTTGTGAAAGACAATCATCCGGAATGGGAGCTGCAGAGTTACGGGGCGATGTTTGTGCTGGCGGGTACATCGGGCATAATTGGTTCTGCGATGCTGGCGGCTACGCCGGAGCCGAAGAAGATCATGCCGCGGGAAAATCTGTTCGTGATGCTCCGCCGCCCGTTGCGCGACGCCAACTTCAGGCGGTTGCTGGTTTTCAACTCCGCCTGGGTGTTTGCGGTCAACATCGCGATGCCGTTCTTTAATGTGTTTATGATGAAAAGCATGAACCTGCCGCTGTCGTACATCATCGGATTTACGATCCTGAGCCAGGTGAGCAGCATCCTCACGATCCGTATTTGGGGGAAATTCGCGGACCGGTACAGCAACAAGACCATCATCGCCATCGGAGCGCCAATCTACATTATTTGCCTGCTCGCCTGGTGCTTTGTGGGGATCTGGAGTTTTATGTGGCCGAACCTGTTGTTGCTGTCCGTCATTCATATCATGATGGGATTATCGAACGCGGGGATCAATCTCAGCTTAACGAATATCGGCCTGAAACTCGCGCCTACGGCCGACGCGATCATCTATCTCTCCGCCAAGAACATCGTTACCGCGATCTTTTCCGCCCTGGCGCCGCTGGCCGGCGGTTTACTGGCCGATTACTTCACCGGCCGCCATCTGAAGGTGGACGCGGAATGGGGCGGGCCCCGTTGGACCAAATCCCTGCATATCATTGAACTGCAGGACTGGAATTTCCTTTTCCTGATCGGCGCGTTGCTGGCGCTCGTCGCGGTAAACCTGTTGGGGAAGGTGAAGGAGAAAGGGGAGGTGGAGAAGGATGTGGTGGTGCGGATCATGCGCAGTACCGTGCGGAACAACCTGAAGGACCTGTTCGTGATCGGCAGCCTGATGAACGGCTATTCCCATATCCGGGACGTGTTCCGCCGCCGGTTTTTCTGA